Genomic window (Helianthus annuus cultivar XRQ/B chromosome 3, HanXRQr2.0-SUNRISE, whole genome shotgun sequence):
ACATTAAAATAATCTTCGTTAGATTCTGCTTGGATGTCTCTTTGGGTTCCCAAATTGTTTATTTTACTCGATTTTCGCACAGTAGATTAGGCGTAAATGAGACGAGACGAGTAGGGATTGTAATGGAACGAATATCAGTAATCTCagtcccatacccggcccaatacccgtcgTTTATCGGGAATCTGGCATAACCGTTATTTGTTAAAAGTTAACTGTTGGGATTACCATGTACATTTCTTATTtatctaaattttataaaattttatgagtttaatgtcattttagtccctctggtttgggtcattttgccagtttagtccaaaggtttgaaacgttgccattttaatccactgggttaactccatccatttttctgttaactagaagggcaattcggccattttttatgtaattttgttaactagaagggcaattcgaccatatgaaatgaccgaattgcccttctcattaacagaaaaaatggatgaagttaaccaaatGGACTAAAAtcgcaacgtttcaaacctttgaactaaactggcaaaagggcccaaaccacagggactaaaatggcatttaactctaatttTATTAACTAAGAAAATTAGAAATATAAAGACTACAAAAGTACAAAGCTAGTGGATTATCAAGAAAGTGAaataagaagaaaaataaaaTGTCTACGAGTATGGTTTGGGTAAACAGGTGGTATGTATGTTACATGTTATGCAGTCGGGTATCACCTAATACCATACCCATCCCATGCGCGTGAAAATTTTAAAACTAATCCGATACCCGAATACCCATCAGAAATGTTTCAGGTTTACCCGTCGTGGTCAAGTTCATTTGCCATCCCCAAGAGCTCAAGCTCAGCTCATTTCAAGCTTTATGTCTAAAGCTTGAGCTAGATTCATCAGTAATTTTTCAAGCTTGGCCagattattatttatttatatacataATTACATAAACAATTACTTTTCATATATTCAATAGTGGAACAATTTATATGATATTTCCCAATAGCAAACTAATACATCGAAATAGAAGGTAAACGgtcaacaagctgcgccgctagcCCCTTTTAAATCAgaaaactaagtcttttaaaactACTTGGTATTAAATGGAAACTATTGATGTTAAATTAATAACAGACTCGTTTAGGCTTGCGAGCCTTAATGAACTTGTATATGAAGCTCGCGCTCGTTTATCAAAGGAATTCACTTTAGACTCGAGTTGGGGCTCAAGCTCATCTAAGCTCGACTGGATTTGAGCTTTTAGCAAGCCAATCTCAAGTAGCTCACGAGCATGTGacctcgtttacacccctagtttATATTATTGGATCAACTTTAATAAAAGACTTTATTACCTTTATGGACGCATGCAATTCTGCATTAGCATCAGGTTCCGGCTGAGCTCTGGATTCTCGCGTACCCTTTCTTGATGGTTCCACTCCACGCGCTTTCCCAGCCCCCGACTTATTCCTAACACCGTTATAGAAATAAAAACGAATAAAACACTAGACAATATCAACAGATCCACTATGCCAAAAGAAACCATTTAAAACTAAGAGATGGTGATAAACTTTACAGAAGCATGAAGATAATGTCGATCACAAATTTACAATATGCCTAGGCgtgtaaatgaaccgaacaaacacgaagagacatgttcgtgttcattcatttaactttaaccaaacacgaacacaaacatataatcgaacatttttttgttattgttcgattattaaataaatgggcatgttcgtgttcgtcttcgtttatgttcgtttgtttaaaacctaaacgaacagttcacgaacataaacaaaaaaactTAAACGAACCtaatttaacaaacaataaacaacacaaatgaacataactaaacaaacataaatgaacccATTTTTATTACTAAAAAGCCCCATTaccaattagttatatttatataagtagttagaaagttCCTTTTATGTTAAATATTTATATCAATATAACTACTTATGTATTTAAACTGAAACCAATaaaaacgaacgaacataaacatatgtaaatgaacgaacaaaacgtgttttcatgttcgttcgttaaaacattgtgttcatgttcattcgtttatacaataaacaaacataaacgactTCCCACCGAActagttcacgaacagttcatgaacgttcagttcgtttacaggcctaaacaCGCCCTGACGCGCGCATACTTTAGAAACCCAAAACAAAAAAAGAAATATTACCGTCTTAATTCATCATCCCGCAATTTGGCATCATACTCCTTACTTGGTGGGTACTTGGGCAACGTTGAAGGATGGCAAGGAAACGGCTTTGTTGTGAAGAACTGTGTTTCAAATTCAAAGTCATAATATCAAGTAGGTGGCCCCCACAAACATGAGATTGTATAGATCACCAAATGATAGAAATAAGTGTACCTCACTTTGCAGTGCAGACGATGAAGATCCCCGATTGTTAGGTTCGACTGCAAGAAGAGAATCCAGAAGCGCCAAAGCCGATGGTGGGAAATCCTTAAATGTGTCGGACACGCAGCGTTTGTAAGGCTGTTGCGGTTTGAAAATTGTAGCGTGTGGCAACCTTGATTTTCTCCAATACTCTTCAGATGGTGAACCGCAAAGTTTAAAAATTTTATGTAGTTGTTCCACCTGTGAATTAAAATAAGTCTGATAAATTAAGAAATTGATATGTAAATTGAACAAAAATGACGTTTTTTGTGAAATAAGCAGATGTGTTAAATGGGTCATGTCTGCGAGCTGGCAAGTAGAAACCGACACGGACCCCAACACGACACCAAACCCAAAAATCGTGTCACACACATGGACTCGAACATGGCACACACAGCTGACACACACACAGCCCGTTTAACCAGAAtactttatattatttttattttttgcatACTAATGCTCCAAAACTACATGTTTACGATAAAATATACAAATATATGTAAAAAAAGTAAACTATATAACTCGCTGCCTATTTCTCTTTTATTGTTTAAACTTTGGCATATAAAAAACCAGTCAGTTTAAGCTATTGACATGGAACAATAGTTTTTAaaataattatgaaaataaaCAGATTACACGAGTCAGGCAATGAACACGCGAGTTCGACACAAACACATTTATCTAAACGTGTTTGTGGGTTCGACCTAAAACTAatccgaacccgtttagactaaacccaaacacACAAATTCCGTGTTAAATCTGCGTCGTCATTACACAAATTCACACCCCTaacaagaagaagaaaaaaaattaattagaTAATTTAAAGTAAAATGTCATTTGTCCCTAAGACTTGGCCATTTTTGCGTCTTtcgtctaaaggtttgtttttccgcatctggatccaaaaggtttgaaatcttgccattttcatctgacacgttaactccatctattttttaacgttaagtcgagggtattttcgtcattttttatatttgttttgtttatttatttatatatattaaaggtttgaaatcttgccattttcatctgacacgttaactccatctattttttTAACGTTAAGTCGAGGGTATTTTCGTcgttttttatatttgttttgtttatttatttatatatattacacactaaataaataataataattcagaTGATGTATCTTATGCATTATAAACTTGTACTTTAGTTAAAAAtactaaaatacccttcaagttaacaaaataaacaaacgAAGTTAGTTGggtggatgaaaatggcaagatttcaaaccttttggatcaagatgcggaaaaacaaacttttggacgaGATTCGCAAAATGGCTACACCTCAGGTACGAAAATGGCATTTCACTCGATAATTTATTTTACCCAAAAATAATTAGTTTTGTTGCAGCTAGTATACAACTAATATCTGACCCTAAATCAGATGATCAGAAGCAATATCTATGTAACTAAACATTAAAAACTGATTTAGATACATAAATACCTCTGTTCTTCCGGGCATTATAGGCTTGCCAGCAAAGAGTTCCGCCAGAATGCAACCAGCACTCCATAAATCAACGGCTACTCCGTAATCGGTCGAACCTAATAAAAGCTCAGGTGGCCGATACCACAACGTAACGACCCGACTGGTCAAAGGTTGTCGGTGATTGCCGTTAAAAATGGTGGCCAGCCCAAAGTCACCGATTTTTAGATTCCCGTTGCTGTCGATCAAGAGATTTGACCCCTTGATGTCACGATGCAAGACCCCACGATTGTGACAATGTTCTAAACCGCAAAGTAACTGATGCATGTAACATTTGATCTGCGTTTAAATTACGTAATTTCTTTGTTAGTGTATAAATATAATCTTTTAATATTCTTGCATCAAGTAAATTACACAGATGGGACCtctggtttaccaaaattttggatttggtccctagccttccaaaagtacacagatggtctatgtggtttgcactttgtaacgtatttagtccccagcttttttcaaaagtacatggatggtcccggtggtttgcactttgtaacgcaattagtccctaacttggacatgctaaaacctttagatttgttggctgaggactaaatgtgttacaaagtgcaaaccacagggaccatccgtgtactttggAAAGCTAGGGATCAAATCCAAAACTTTggtaaaccacatggaccatccatGCATTTTACTCAATATTATATGTGCGCTAAACATTTCGActtcattaaaaaaaacataataaaagaATATATTTCAATCATTTTACCCTAGAATTATGTATAATTACTAAATAGTTATAGAAACTTATTTATTAACAATCATAAATGAAAATAACGAGAATATAAAACAAGATATGTCAATCTTATGTTCATCAACAGAAAGGTATTAATGAAAGATTATAATAATCTATTTTAAAgaattaatatttattttatatatagaaGGTATAGAAATTAAGTCATATAACAAGTAAAAGTCCACTAGTTCAAAGGGTTAGAAGTAAAACTGATTTAGCATTAATGTGCCATGCAGTTAatgagatataggttatcgcggtaagatatcggtgggatatcggtaattttaataccatgcataatttatacacatggaaatttaacactaacaattcagtatattCTCCTACCATTGACaaagtaaccttttgcaacttgcaaaacactaaagggttgtttgtttagctcttaatggttggttcagcacttaatggttcagactgtttgttttacgAGCAGATGTCTAAATGattcaaacatttgcctctgaatggttaagcataaTATTGTGTCTGAATGGTTAAAACCTATTATCTGGATTTGTCAGACacttgcctctgaacggttaagcattatattggctcttgatggttcagacctcttactggttcagtacttaatggttcagacctttttgctggttcagcacttaccttttcagaagttgccaaacagcccttaacaattgtagcaagattaagacttaaaacactaacaattaacaGTTAAGACTTAAAATACTAAtagcaacaataagaagaaagacgaatggtagaactaagaagaaaggtactaaTATTGGGAAAATCGGTGTTATATCTGACagatatcggtcaatatcgccgataatatggGTACCGATACTCTGACCGATATCtaacaccgatattttacatggAGGCCAGTAACTGATATATCACCACTATATCatcgatattaactgcatagttaATGCAATGAATACTATTACACCAAATTTAGATTAACATTGGCATTTTTCAATGATTAGTGTACAACGATACATTTAGTGACTACGGAGATGCTCTAACGTATACTTTCGACGCAAATCATACGAGACACATGCATACATCTGAATATCTGATGACATACACACATgcacacatacacatatacacataTACGTACATACATTGATACATACATGGATACATACATTGATACATACACACACAACACTAATTCGCATCTTCACAAAACAAGATAACTAGCCAAAAGAAAAACATTTACCTGCGGTTCAGTAAACTTAACCATAGGGGATGCGGCAAGCCCAGCAAGATCATGGTCCATGTACTCAAATACAAGATACAAGTTTCCCGACACACGGGACGTTAGTAAACCTTCAAGCTTCATCACGTTTGGATGATCTAACCGACGAAGAACAATGATTTCTCTTGCCATAAAACGAACACTTTCTGGATCCATTTTAGCAAAACGTACTTTCTTTAACGCAACAATATTTCCAGTTTCAAGATCACGAGCTCTGTACACGCTGCTGTAAGTCCCCTGCCCAATCTGCATTGAATTCCAAAAGTAACGTATattattaaaaatttaaaagGTCATGCATATCATAGTAGCAGTACATACATGAGTGTATATCTAAAAATTCATGTACAAGATCTAAATGTGCCAAAGATATCAATCCTAACTCGAACATACTTACAATAGTGTATCCTAAATACAAACCGTTTAACCAATTTATCTAAACGAATCAAACGGGATGGTGGGTTGTAATCAAGTTTAAAACACGTTAAATGGGTTGGCGGGATAATTCAATAGACTACTACTCCGATTTCACGAAAGTGTCatcttttatcattttattttatcTATTAACTCCGTGAAACTATTAGAAATTTGCCAACAAATTATTAGAAGTTTAAACACGAAAAGTACATCCGACAATATCTTTCTCATCACGTAATATCGCAGCAGAATTCATAGTTATTAATAGCGCTCATAGCGAGCGCTCATGCATTGCTATCTGATTTTGGCGCCTCCATGGCAAGTAAATAGCGGGATTTCaggtttttatgttttttttttttggttttaataTAAATAGTGACAAAATATATGTATACAATAGTTAGATTTTAGGTTTTCTGTTAAATATACGTATAGAAACACCGTAATTGGATATAACATACatataaacatttctacaattttCTTCTAGTGTTTCACTAAACATAAAATAGTGTCcgctatttcatcgctatcgctacgtagctTATAGGTTGCTTGTCGCTATCGTCCGCTAttcgctattcgctattaacaactatgcaGCAGATTACCTCAGATAATTCAATATCATAACCACTATCAAAACACACATTCCAGCAGAATCTAACTGCTTGATTCTAAAACTATATGCAATTTATaatcatcaacaatcaacaaAAACATATATATCATAAACAAGATTCGCATACCTTTTCTAACTTCTCGAACGAGTCAGCTCTTCGGGGCAACCATCCTTTGATCGCTTCCCCCGCAACCGCAGTCAACCAAGCTGGCCAACCAGCAGCATCTTGTGCGCCATCAACCCCATTCGCAACGTTAAACACTCTAGATATCTCCGGCACCCCACCGTTCCTACTAGTCTCAACTTTCACCGGTTTTTGACCCGTTTGCACGAGTGGTTGCACCACTGGTTTCTCATAAACCACAACACTATTCCTATTCCTATTCTTATTCCTCTCACCCTCATCCCACAATGTCTGTCCTAAACTCGATGCAGTTTCTGTGTTACTGTTACCTTCGGAAATAAGGCGAGCAGTCGCATCGTTACCGCCATTATCGACCGTTGCAACCTCGTCCCGTCTCGAAGAACCACCGAGAAACCGTTTCGACGATCTCTTTGACTCTTTCTCCACATACTCATTCGCCGAAATCCCTTTCGCGCAAATGCACCCCATTACTAACACTAATTCACCTCAAAACCAAtcaaaaaaccatcaaaatcattGACACACCTCCACTATACATATCAAATATATCAGATCCATAATACTCATAATACCCAAAAACCATAACCAATTACAACCACCTCAAAACCCAAAGTTCCTAATTGCATTATCAATCTTTAAAACAaaacaatcaaaaccctaaattccAAAATACGGACCAAAACCAATTCAAGATCCGTAAATACAATAGAAAGAAAATCGGAAACGAAATAAAGACGAATACACAGATCGAAAGTTGGAAACTTTTGTCAAAATTGAAGCGAATGAGAAGGGATTATGGGAGATTCCCACAACGTCAATGGGTCAAGACTCAAAAAGACTCAATTTTTatgagattattattattatatagttTGTGATCAGACAAATGAAATGGGGTTATTTGGAATGATGAGAGAGTGAGGTGTGCGAGAATAGAGGGATTTTCGGATCTGTGTGAAAAAGGGGTTGTGGAATGCGATTGATGCAGGTTTTTGGGTGTGGAAAAGACTGACTGGTGGGAAATGGGGTGGTTTGTGGGTGAGTCTTTATGATTTGGAATCTTGGGTGACACATGGCATATACTCGGTCACTTTCCTACCTAGGGGGTCCTGTTTTGACATCAAGAATCCAAAGAGAATACACTTTGGTTTACTTTTTGGAAGTGTTTTGTGTGAGATATGTGCACCAAGTTTGGTGCTTTTGGTTGGTATAGTGAATTTGCATCTACCCATTTAGGAGATACTATTTGTTTCCTCTTTTAGAGGATTCATGTCCTAAGAAAGAAGTAACAATCATGAAGATCTAGAGTCTAGACCTCCCCTCACCCTATGAAATCATCATGTTCACTTTAGGATGCCTACCATGAAAAGCTACAAGCTGTGTTGGTGACAAATCGAAACGAGTTTAGGTGTAAGGATGTTCACGTGGTAGACATGGACCATATCGTGTGCAATTTAAAATGAAAGGCAACAGGATTAGGGTTGTCGAAAGACATATTGAAACGACGTATTTATTCATTTTTGGTGACGTTAGATCATAGTTGTATAATAGGGTTTACGGAAAAGTTTTTGGAAAGTAACGGTTATTTAATGGCCACTAGTTTTCTTATCAAGAATATTGTTTTCAGTGTGGTGTGACTGATTAAACCACAAAGAACAAGAACTTGAGATTGTGCAGTTAAGTTATATGACAAATGAATTATATTAGTTTGATCATTGATGATATGGATCTCCATAATTGTTTGTATTGTCATAACTCATAACTcacccccccccacacacacacacacaccaaagcGGAAAAGCGGGAATGCGACAGATCTTATATCATAATACAACAATAAAAGAGAAATACTAAAATGTATTTATTCAAAATGTGTCACGACATACGTTCAACAATGTTAGGGGCTAGGTTTTTATTATTGTGGATCCCATATTCTGAGGCTTTGTCTGGATAGATTATCCTTGGCGGGTAGAGCAGGGACTCaaagcatggttgtaaaagtcccgtcTAGGCTCCGAGTAatccccgagtactcgctacaaggtaggctgccgaggcacgagtactggtctctcaggccaattactccccgagtaatctacgcctaagccgagtacttcccgagtactcccgaatccgcctagggagcgcctagcgacttttgcaaccatgactCAAAGTATCAATGATCCTTATCATTATTTATAGTTTCTAACAATTTTCCTCGATGTTTTTCTAATGTTCATGTGCAGGATATCAACGAAGTGGACTGAGTCTCAGCTGGAATCTCGGGGATAATTCGTTATGGACGCTACACGTGCTAATTCCACAATGATCATGGGGAGTGAACGTGGCCATGCAAGATTTTCGGACTTAGTTGTTCTTGTTATTCAAAAGGGTTGATCAAGTGTTATAGGACACATACACATTTTCGCATACACACATTACGAACCAGAAGCTCACAAACACTCTTAGCAATCAGTTGTAACACACTTGATAAACATCCGAAGTTGTACTTGTTTTCATTGTTCAATATAGTTGGTGGTTAATAGTTTTCACCACCCGAGATTTTTATGTCAGCGATCTACTAGTGATCAAGggtttttcctcgtataaatcaatGTGTTCAATTGCATTTACAACCTTATATTCATATCTATCATTGTTAATCATAAAAGCACTCTACCTCACATTtcagatttggttacattatccttaatcagatttttttaccaaaacaaacAGGTTATTTAAATGTTAAACAAACATGTCTAGTTCCAAATATAATCCAGACAACCAGTGTACAATGTCACTGTTGGGCCCTTGAAGGTTTATACTTTAGTAATTAGTTAGTATTTGGGCTAGATGTTTAATGGTTGTTTAGGCTTGTAATGTGGGCTTGGTGGGGGCGATATGGGCCTTAGGTTTAGGGGgagttattgtcacaccccaaccgatgacggaaacatcggagtgagacgaagagAGATTGTTCATTACATCATAACGCTAAAGTGATAATAGAATTAACATAAactgatttcatttcatttcaagAGTCGATTACAATACaggaaattcaaatacaacaagttccaATACAACAAAACAGATACAACATAGTGTAatacaaaattgatacaacaatTTAAAATCTACGATTTCTAGGTGTGTACCTAAAGCTTCAACACTATGCTCCTTAAATCATCAGCATTATCCTGCAACACGTTAAAAGTATACTTCAACACAAAAAATGCATTGACGAGTATACAGGTTTTCATATATAGCATAAGTAAATAGgtttaaacgaatccacatggcaagcTAGCTATTCAAGATAAACAATAAACTGGCATGTGCACGAACTAGTCaacccaaagtttaacgcaaaAATCTCTTAACATAACCCAACGTTCacaggcggtgcgttactcctatagcgctatacatgttaaggttaggctcgtacgaagttaatgaaaaGTTCAACACAAAACGTACAAACCCAGATTAAAGCATTAAGTATAACGTATGCATGCACGTATAAGGATTGTTTGTGCATTTATTACAAAAGTATGAGTGTAAGTTTAATAgattaacatgttacaccccaacgTGTGGTAAAAGGAAAagggggttcaagtatactcacagttttgctTAATTCTTCAAAAAAATCATGTGAGCGTAGATTTGGTAGGAGTTGACGAATGTAGCACGAGAATGCCGAGGTTACGATGGAACTAGTACAGGAGTGCCGAGGTTACCCTACAGGCAAACGAAGGTGTAAGTTGGAGTTGGAGGATTTATGTTACAGAATTAAAGTACTTAGTACGTTAAGAAAATAATAAGTAAGGTAACAGGGGTGTATTCTGACTATTAGCGATAAGTAACACAAAATCAAAATACAGAAACAGAATTACGAACAACTCGTTAACGGACTGCTTAGAACGGATGCACCATTCGTGTGGATGGAACATCCGTGCGGATGAGCCATCCGTGCGAGCGGACTGTTGTCGGTCAGATTCTCATTTTTGAACTTTTAACTATTTACCAGTTACGTTTGTGATTCTGTTCAGTATGTTTAATTATAGTATATGTATATTAGTAGTCTAGTAATAACAGAAGTCTCAGAGAAGTCATGCATGGAGGTTGTTTAACCTCATTATATAACACCAAAGCACAAATCAGTCAAACTGATCGGTTGGTCATGTTTACAGAAGGAATACAGAATACAAATACTGCTATTTACATCCCAAAATTAACCATATTAAGTATAGCAATCTGGAAGTCAGTTGACATTTGAAAATCGTCGGAACTGATGCACAGTTCATTCGCATGGACGGGGAAAGGCCAGGTTCGTACGAAATGGTGGTGTCCATTTGTACGGATTGATTACCGGTTCGTGCGAATGGAGTTGTTCTTGAGGTAAATCAGTTTGGTTTTGCTTGAACTGACCCTCTATTTGACTGAAATCAGCCCTATCCCGAACCCACAGTTATTTTCTCAACTTGTGAGCTCGGTGGAACTCGGTTTCAGTTAAGTTTAAATCTGAAAGTtttgtaaaaagggtttttgatAGATTTAGCTTCATTCCAGCTTGGTCCTCAATAGTTTGAGAGTTTATGTCGGATTGCCTATGCGAATCTGAAAAACCAAGTGATAGAGGATGAAGAATCTTGTTAAATCTTgagaaaataaaaagaaagataGTAGAAAATGGATGAAGAATAGAGAGTTAACACTCACCTAGAGTGCCTGATATGAGCTTCCAATGCTACTGATTCGTGTTAGATTGAGAGAGAAGTGTGAGTGTGGAAGATTGGAAGTGAAGGAGAAGCCTTGTATTTATAACTGAAAATTAAGGTTCAAGGCGAACGGGATTTTTATTTACGGATGGGCTTGTGCGGATCGGGCTTGGGACGGATCGACCCATAATAGCGGATGGGCTTGGTCCATCCATGCGAACCTGCCAGGCCCAAGttgctgaattttgttaatttTGCTGATTTGAGGCATTTTAAACGCATAATTGCAATGTATAAGTGCCGTTTACGAATAAAGGAATGTAAAAATGCATTTTGTATGTATAGCAAGTACGTGTACGTGTGAATTTGTATGTAAAGATGCATTACGTATGTATGTACCATGGACAATCATTAAGTATTTATGAATAATGTATGACACAAATATGTAAAAGATAAGGTTTtccattatgattcaagtctcgtaTTACAAGGTATGAAATGAAGTACGAATACAAGGGATCACAAGTTTCCGTAAGTGGAAGATACAATGAGCTTGCTAAATAAAGAAAGTTGCAAAGCGCGAGGCGTTACAGTTATGGGCTTAAACTCCCTTATAAATACATGTTTAGTTATTCTCGTTTAGGTTGTTGACTCTAAGTGTTTCTGTTGTAACTTGTATCTGACAATTCAATTGTATGCAAGTTAAGCTTTGGTTATAATCATTCTGTTTCATCTAATTTCTTGTGCTTATTACTGAATCAAGTTTGATTGTGTGATTCCGCCACCAATCAAACTAGTTGTGATATCTTTGTTTGATCCGGTTTtaggacttacaattggtatcagggCCTGTTGAACCTGTTCTAAGCTCATATTGATATCACACAGATTCTGTTTTGATTTCGAAAGTTGCCGAGTTGTTGTGTTCAGAGTTTGCTTGGAAGAATAGTTGATTTCGGATAATGTGCTATTGTTCTGGATAATTTGCTGTTGTTTTTGGAAGAATTTTGGGCTTTTCAGATAAACTGCAAGGGATTTCAGATAAATTGCAAGAGTATTCGGATAATTTATTTGAAGATTGCCTTGAAGCTGCTTGTGTTACGGATAATCCTTGAAGAATTCGAAAAGGATTGCTTGGAAGATCTCGGAAAGTTTGTTACCAATTTTTTTGGGATTTCGGTTACCAAACTTATCAGATTTGAGGATATCTTCAAAATCCCTGATTATCCGGAAGTCTGTTACTAACAGGTTTTGTCTTGAAGGTTTCGAATACACTGTTTCGAGCTCATCATTTCGGATTCACTGTTTCAAAAGGGATTTCGGATAGTTTTGGTTTCAAACAACATCATCTTTTCGGATACATTGTTTCAAAAAGGGGTTTTCAAGTGACATCATTTTGAATAGTTCACTGTTCCGAATTGAACGTTTCGGATAGCCATTGTTTCGAAAAGGGATTTCGGATACACTGTTTCGAATCGTTGTTGAGGTTTTTCGAACTAGACTACTGTTTCGAGAAGACTACTGTTCCGAATTGGGGTTTCGAATTGAACTGTTTTCAGGACTGTtcacttttttttaaatatatctaAATTACATTATTTGGTAAATTTAAAAAATGATGAAC
Coding sequences:
- the LOC110929054 gene encoding probable serine/threonine-protein kinase At1g54610 isoform X2 — encoded protein: MGCICAKGISANEYVEKESKRSSKRFLGGSSRRDEVATVDNGGNDATARLISEGNSNTETASSLGQTLWDEGERNKNRNRNSVVVYEKPVVQPLVQTGQKPVKVETSRNGGVPEISRVFNVANGVDGAQDAAGWPAWLTAVAGEAIKGWLPRRADSFEKLEKIGQGTYSSVYRARDLETGNIVALKKVRFAKMDPESVRFMAREIIVLRRLDHPNVMKLEGLLTSRVSGNLYLVFEYMDHDLAGLAASPMVKFTEPQIKCYMHQLLCGLEHCHNRGVLHRDIKGSNLLIDSNGNLKIGDFGLATIFNGNHRQPLTSRVVTLWYRPPELLLGSTDYGVAVDLWSAGCILAELFAGKPIMPGRTEVEQLHKIFKLCGSPSEEYWRKSRLPHATIFKPQQPYKRCVSDTFKDFPPSALALLDSLLAVEPNNRGSSSSALQSEFFTTKPFPCHPSTLPKYPPSKEYDAKLRDDELRRNKSGAGKARGVEPSRKGTRESRAQPEPDANAELHASIKRLEQQNSKSSSEKFNHDEDGGSGFPIEPSRGSFNNGVYNSRFKQPEKSDESQIGPDSSHHYKHRGAQLSRFSNSLAWHGSSRLDHSKGTSAHWPEDRPNGKYHQLNDAESSSHLMLDDPNSSYKKHEHAPVKGFAPKKNRIHYSGPLVPQGGNMDEMLKEHERQIQHAVRKARLDKTKAKKGYADNGQRESLLRYA
- the LOC110929054 gene encoding probable serine/threonine-protein kinase At1g54610 isoform X1; amino-acid sequence: MGCICAKGISANEYVEKESKRSSKRFLGGSSRRDEVATVDNGGNDATARLISEGNSNTETASSLGQTLWDEGERNKNRNRNSVVVYEKPVVQPLVQTGQKPVKVETSRNGGVPEISRVFNVANGVDGAQDAAGWPAWLTAVAGEAIKGWLPRRADSFEKLEKIGQGTYSSVYRARDLETGNIVALKKVRFAKMDPESVRFMAREIIVLRRLDHPNVMKLEGLLTSRVSGNLYLVFEYMDHDLAGLAASPMVKFTEPQIKCYMHQLLCGLEHCHNRGVLHRDIKGSNLLIDSNGNLKIGDFGLATIFNGNHRQPLTSRVVTLWYRPPELLLGSTDYGVAVDLWSAGCILAELFAGKPIMPGRTEVEQLHKIFKLCGSPSEEYWRKSRLPHATIFKPQQPYKRCVSDTFKDFPPSALALLDSLLAVEPNNRGSSSSALQSEFFTTKPFPCHPSTLPKYPPSKEYDAKLRDDELRRNKSGAGKARGVEPSRKGTRESRAQPEPDANAELHASIKKRLEQQNSKSSSEKFNHDEDGGSGFPIEPSRGSFNNGVYNSRFKQPEKSDESQIGPDSSHHYKHRGAQLSRFSNSLAWHGSSRLDHSKGTSAHWPEDRPNGKYHQLNDAESSSHLMLDDPNSSYKKHEHAPVKGFAPKKNRIHYSGPLVPQGGNMDEMLKEHERQIQHAVRKARLDKTKAKKGYADNGQRESLLRYA